A region from the Chrysoperla carnea chromosome 4, inChrCarn1.1, whole genome shotgun sequence genome encodes:
- the LOC123298368 gene encoding small nuclear ribonucleoprotein F, with translation MATAMPINPKPFLNSLTGKPVMVKLKWGHEYKGYLVSVDGYMNLQLANTEEHVDGNCTGNLGEVLIRCNNVLYIRGIDEEDEEGEMKD, from the exons ATGGCAACTGCTATGCCCATAAACCctaaaccatttttaaatagtttaaccGGTAAGCCTGTAATGGTGAAACTGAAATGGGGCCATGAGTATAAAGGATACTTGGTGTCGGTCGATGGATATATGAATTTACAATTAGCCAATACTGAAGAACATGTAGATGGTAACTGCACAG gtaATTTAGGCGAAGTACTAATAAGATGTAATAATGTATTGTATATTCGTGGTATTGACGAAGAAGATGAAGAAGGAGAAATGAAGGACTAA
- the LOC123297812 gene encoding cytochrome c oxidase assembly protein COX11, mitochondrial has product MNLVSVKFVKNLILNNTKLFHETKIKLAPNEHIKNHKHINQKDLKSTLYYVTAAGILAAGLSYAAVPLYRMFCQAYSYGGTVGRDDSGVHIEDMKPIRERLIKIRFNADIGASMRWNFKPQQTEITVVPGETALAFYTAKNPTDHPVTGISTYNVVPFEAGQYFNKIQCFCFEEQLLNPHEQVDMPVFFYIDPEFAEDPKMELVDNITLSYTFFEAKEGLKLPVPSFVK; this is encoded by the exons ATGAATTTGGTAAGTGTCAA attcgtaaaaaatttaatattaaataatacaaaactattTCATGAAACCAAAATCAAGTTAGCACCAAatgaacatattaaaaatcataaacacATTAACCAAAAAGACTTAAAATCCACGTTATACTATGTAACTGCGGCTGGAATTTTAGCTGCAGGTTTAAGTTATGCAGCAGTACCATTGTATAGAATGTTTTGtcaa GCGTATAGTTATGGGGGTACGGTAGGAAGAGATGATTCAGGCGTTCACATAGAAGATATGAAACCTATACGAGaacgtttaataaaaattagatttaatgcCGATATTGGCGCAAGTATGAGATGGAATTTTAAGCCACAGCAAACTGAAATTacg GTAGTTCCTGGTGAAACAGCATTAGCTTTTTATACTGCAAAAAATCCAACAGACCATCCAGTAACTGGTATAAGTACTTATAATGTTGTTCCATTTGAAGCaggacaatattttaataaaatacaatgtttttgttttgaagaaCAATTATTAAATCCCCATGAACag GTTGATATGCCCGTATTCTTCTATATTGATCCAGAATTTGCAGAAGATCCAAAAATGGAATTGGTTGATAATATTACTttatcatatacattttttgaagcCAAAGAAGGTCTTAAACTACCAGTGCCGTCTTTCGTAAAATGA
- the LOC123299126 gene encoding tektin-3-like, whose amino-acid sequence MGEETVFYSQLQPWTTVAAEPCMEQISGKPIPTRIGRYYDTPRPHPWRPTLGYENIAATPLQSQYVTNSLVDPCYTPYGMPTEPLHFPNIITGFDRNPAHAARAALFTRYTPEEWSQHNVSQFNESDTIRNYSERLRNDFVKVMRETDEQTASNQRLSGRTLGERITDVTFWRNEVSNELQKLNMEDLSTNIKAMEKALQDLEGPLHIAQECLYQREAREDTELVHDGVEQALLKEIEVIKNYQLRFKNLLEKSRAQQSNNRACQHLLETDVRSKEGALGIDNMCHQLNNYSSGLAYYGGIEKYDPTISTTDSWAENSNRVVLKSQSERAKSNQLNSDSENLINSCAIEVWNVWSNTNNTLARRSAELMEIKSKLQLHLQKVQHELFDVEKNIELLRKAIIDKTAPMKVAQTRLEARSHRRGIENSKDEAQNKLIGEVKTLQKSVDMLHRKLQEAEAQHQQLLCTRNNLEKDLSLKVNALFIDRDKCMGMRRAYPITSTIKY is encoded by the exons ATGGGTGAAGAAACTGTGTTTTATTCG caACTTCAACCATGGACTACGGTTGCTGCAGAACCATGCATGGAACAAATTTCTGGGAAGCCTATTCCTACAAGAATTGGTCGTTATTATGATACACCGCGGCCTCATCCATGGAGACCAACGCTTGGATATGAAAACATTGCGGCAACACCATT ACAAAGTCAATATGTTACCAACTCGCTAGTGGATCCATGCTATACTCCTTATGGAATGCCTACAGAACCGTTACATTTCCCAAACATAATCACTGGATTTGATAGAAATCCTGCACATGCAGCTCGAGCAGCTTTGTTTACTCGATATACACCAGAAGAGTGGTCGCAACATAATGTTTCACAATTTAATGAATCTGACACAATTAGAAATTATTCTGAACGATTACGAAATGATTTCGTTAAAGTGATGAG AGAAACAGATGAACAAACTGCTTCAAATCAACGTCTTTCCGGCCGAACTCTTGGAGAACGTATAACAGATGTAACATTTTGGAGAAATGAAGTCAGTAATGAACTACAGAAGCTTAACATGGAAGATCTGTCGACCAATATTAAAGCCATGGAAAAAGCTCTTCAAGATTTGGAAGGTCCTTTACACATAGCTCAAGAGTGTTTGTATCAAAGAGAAGCTAGAGAAG acacCGAACTGGTACACGACGGTGTAGAGCAAGCCTTGTTAAAAGAAATAgaagtaattaaaaactatcaacttcgttttaaaaatttacttgaaaaatcAAGGGCACAGCAATCAAATAATCGCGCTTGTCAACATTTATTGGAAACAGATGTAAGGAGTAAAGAAGGTGCTTTAGGAATCGACAATATGTGccatcaattaaataattactccAGTGGCTTAGCATATTACGGTGGTATAGAAAAATATGATCCTAc AATAAGTACAACTGATTCATGGGCAGAGAATAGTAATCGAGTCGTACTCAAATCTCAGTCAGAAAGAGCTAAATCTAATCAACTTAACTCTGATTCTGAAAATCTTATAAACTCGTGTGCGATTGAAGTTTGGAATGTTTGGTCGAATACCAACAACACACTAGCACGACGATCAGCTGAACTTAtggaaattaaaagtaaattacaattacatttacaaaag GTACAGCATGAATTATTTGATGTCGAGAAAAATATTGAACTTCTACGAAAAGCGATAATTGATAAAACAGCACCGATGAAAGTTGCACAAACAAGATTAGAAGCTCGTAGCCATCGACGTGGTATTGAAAATAGCAAAGATGAAGCACAAAATAA attaaTAGGTGAAgtaaaaactttacaaaaaagtgTTGATATGCTTCATAGAAAACTACAAGAAGCTGAAGCACAACATCAGCAATTATTATGTACAAGAAATAATTTAGAGAAAGATTTATCATTAAAAGTGAATGCATTATTTATAGATCGGGATAAATGCATGGGAATGCGACGAGCATACCCTATAACTTCAactataaagtattaa